A window of the Helianthus annuus cultivar XRQ/B chromosome 4, HanXRQr2.0-SUNRISE, whole genome shotgun sequence genome harbors these coding sequences:
- the LOC118491406 gene encoding uncharacterized protein LOC118491406: protein MAKKLWSLMRVLFFMLKKGISKAKIFADLNMMIKHGKITEKSLPGEYEFSCSNTPSYPLKLFSNKKNKHKHPQCDMTPLDENNDIFINAKIMKTLEMLTSATASPVFGKSQLRIMDSPFSLSNGEEDGQVDEAADKFIMRFYSDLRQQTT, encoded by the coding sequence ATGGCGAAAAAACTATGGAGTTTGATGCGTGTCTTGTTCTTCATGTTGAAGAAAGGCATTTCCAAAGCAAAAATATTCGCCGATCTTAACATGATGATTAAACATGGCAAGATCACCGAAAAATCCTTGCCTGGCGAATACGAATTCAGCTGTAGCAACACCCCTTCATACCCACTCAAACTATTCTCCAACaagaaaaacaaacacaaacacccCCAGTGTGACATGACTCCTCTTGATGAAAATAATGACATATTTATCAATGCTAAGATTATGAAGACCTTGGAGATGTTGACAAGCGCAACCGCATCGCCGGTTTTTGGGAAAAGTCAGCTGAGGATAATGGACTCGCCGTTTTCGTTAAGTAACGGTGAGGAAGATGGTCAAGTAGATGAAGCTGCTGACAAATTTATCATGAGGTTCTATAGCGATTTGAGACAGCAAACTACTTAA
- the LOC118491405 gene encoding uncharacterized protein LOC118491405: protein MEQKLPAITKKVCNLVRAIFFTLNKDISRRKFLVNLNMMMKQGKMAQKSPSGEYENKHQNNCHRLSNANPPLAMDDCDDITIDPTVLKVLNTMISPLVSPPLPGFMESPIVEDGQVDEAAEKFIRRFYYDLRQENI from the coding sequence ATGGAGCAAAAGTTACCAGCGATCACCAAAAAAGTATGTAACTTGGTGCGTGCGATATTCTTCACGTTGAACAAAGACATTTCTAGAAGAAAGTTCTTGGTTAATCTTaacatgatgatgaagcaggGCAAGATGGCCCAGAAATCGCCTTCCGGCGAATACGAAAACAAACACCAAAACAACTGCCACCGTCTTTCTAACGCTAACCCGCCACTTGCTATGGACGATTGTGATGATATAACAATAGACCCGACCGTACTTAAAGTTCTTAATACGATGATAAGCCCCCTCGTGTCACCGCCACTGCCAGGATTCATGGAGTCTCCGATAGTTGAGGATGGTCAGGTGGACGAGGCTGCTGAGAAGTTTATAAGAAGGTTTTATTATGATTTGAGACAGGAAAATATATGA